In Glycine soja cultivar W05 chromosome 10, ASM419377v2, whole genome shotgun sequence, the genomic stretch acataacatcctctggagaatcaacatcaaggagtgggtcttcatcatcctcaggtAAGTCAAGGGCGTCCATAGcaggttcaggaggtaactcctctaggtcctcttcaagatcctcttcagaggatgacacctctatcacttgaaccggctcaactagtcgatatggagtaggtgtaggtagtatccactccataggttgctgaagtgtgcgtgcgggttcctccggatgtactaatgaagtagcagtgagtcgaattgtgccacggaatcggcacTTCTCATTGCCTTcaagggtctcccaaacaccctctaggcactccatcacaacacgatcatggatcaactgcactgccatcgcgatctacaagagataaaagaaagagggtagactctttcacaagaaatctaactacacaggtaacaatgtaatgcgtcccataacggctacgcatagtcagaatgtctttttcaagggatttcctctctggcaatcgattaccaaagtatgtaatcgattaccagtgcccaaaaaCGAATTACACAGCCTTTGCACCTTGGAAACTAAaaattacactgtgtaatcgattacacataaatggtaatcgattaccagtagcaggtaacattgtgtaatcgattacacccaactggtaatcgattaccagtgccttatcaccctgtgtaatcgattacacaccattggtaatcgattaccagaggccattcaacatcctgtctccatttttaagccctgtaatcgattacccacgaatggtaatcgattaccagaggctaatttCCAGATACCACCCAAGATACATAGCTGGCCAGCTGCCACACAAGCTTCCTTGCTTcgtggattttgttcttttattggttgactgccaagagctcgcctgcttaggtacgtcacaggttctcactgactgactatgcccgggttgggtcgggattagtCAAGCTtagttttgggcaatagcaccccacctgacgtccccaaggtctcctgaccccgcgacatatctccaggtaccactctgtggtcaacaaacaaaagtaggaagactgactcttccacgctttctcacatcaagcttattggattatggggcacccatcatatgtggtactaggtggcgatcgggcgatggcgcaaatcaactctcccactTCCACAAGTCAAGCATAAacacaccatccccagttgcccacctttaaattgagctcacgcactcctacgtagcccttattctcgttcctctcagcaccgggtccccatcaacccctctaAGCTTCCACAATATCCAAACAATTCGATTTCATTTATCATGaaactaccctaaaccaagaaaacagagtagaggcagaaaactctgcccaaaactcattcaaattCCACAGTTTTCCCTACTCACATACCCTAGTAACATTCTCTttgttccaattcgttaaccattggattgcCTTGAAAATTTTACTGAAGGTTCCTAGTACAGaaatctacattttgaccgttgggatctgctataAAATATCTAGAACATGAGATGTACTACCTTTTCCGTAACTAGTGCTGcataagcatttttctgcacatttGGTCAAGTTTGCTGCACAATTTGACAGCTTTTGCTGCACAATTtggcagatttcgaaatccaacttgcccacatccaattttactcaaattggatcctacaagtcctaaatcatgtataaatcatatttaaaccaaaaacaaacttcaGACCAAGGCAAATCAAaatataggtatccaaaacccaccaatttagtgaattctcaaggtttgaaaagtgaaaatgagaattgggtaattttggggtaaactctcatctcaatcaagtctataacattgatgtagacttgctcaaactggttttaaggtgaaaactccacctattcaaaatttgacctctcaacacccaatttaccctagaaatgactcttttctttcacatttgtcactcatttttctcatttgctctgcccaagctttcctacaagtcctaattgacattctaaactagaatcaattcactttagactccaatttccactaaccccaaatttggcttttctaaccctcaaaatctcacatttttccactcacaacattaccattctcacatttaaccctaagttaactctccccatcatctctaccagttttctatcaacattttcagcatacatatatcacaaagcatcatcataaaaccctaaatcAGCATGGGTAATTTtgctcacatcaaacatgtcaagtttagcatgatttcaacaaattccttcacaaataactaccctaaggcaataacctagtagaactacccatcatagctcccaaaaacccaacaccCAAGAATTTCAAGTGAGAAGAAGTATACCTGAAATTTGAAGCCCCACGAAGTAGAGGTGTGCTCCaagactccgaaaatggcttctccttgcaatttttggtagAAATGAggaggaattttggagcttcaatggaggcttgaatggtggagaagaagaagagaaaagcaacatggaaagagggagaagtttctgaaattttctgaatgaagagagagaagatttgggctgttttttaaaaaatgattttcttttctttttccttttcttttctaaaagcaCTTGCCACATGTCCTCTTTTaagtggagcaaaagggcctacctttttcctttgatttgacTTCATACCCAACCACAAAGGAGAAAAATTTAGACCTTTTGgatgctaaaatcctgcctcggctTGTGTGCCGCCTCTCTAGTTCTAGTTCcccgcgtttctctgcacccgtcggggcccgttttcaaaagtaggcaatatatatatatatatatatatatatatatcaaaatgcttagaatgagaccctgagcgtggttcagaggttggttttgttaaattttaagttgcatgcaaaacgataatttttagactagttaattgcgaattaatctataactgtccagttatggattactcttcgttaattagtctaacccgtgtatctttcccccaatgtacatacttctaccaagaatatgtatatatatatatatatatatatatatatatatatatataattatttaaaatgtaacacttacaaaattccgggtagaaattctaggatgtcataATTTGCATTGTAGCCTGTAAGAAAACCACTCCCTCATTGTAAGacgatttcttttccttttcttaccaTCTGGTGCACTGCTATGTAGGATATCAGGTCTATATCCATCTTCCCCGTAAGGAAATAGGAGAGGGTATTGTAGAGCTAGCTAGCTAGAATGTAATTCATGGATCCTTTGTAATTGTCCATGTTgagtttcaataataatatctcTTTTTGAATTTGCACCAAAATCGCCTACTATTAGTGCTGCAACTTCTGGAACAGTAGGTACATTATATGTACGACCATCTTTTTCACGATTAGCAATCAATTTCAACTTGATATTATCCACTTGACCATCTTGCAATCTATCTCTTGCCATCCTGAAAGATTTTGCATGCATGTTGTATTCATCCAGCATCTCACTAAGTTGTGAAACAATGTGCCCTTGAATTTGATTATGTGGACTGCTGAGAAAAGTagacaattatatatatgatgattGCAAGATTATCAATGCAGAATAAACAATTGAAATCTGTTTAAATGTAACATTCTTCATGGATGTTGTGCATTTGCAATAATAACAATGAAAGAGTAACTACCTTATTGCATTAATCCTATTCTGCACTTCATTTTCTGTGTCAAAGATATACAATTGTGCAAATTTAGGTTCTTTCCCCGGCATTGGTAACATGCTACCTATTCTATGACATGGTTGACCTTGAATTCTTATTTTAGGAGGTCCTCttgaatgattaattgatttgttGAACTTAATACCAGCAAAAGTAAAGGCAAACATCATGTTATATGTCCTTATGTTCTGTTGGTAATTTTTACTATCAGATGTATCATGATCATACAAAAGTTGGTAGAGATATTTAGGTGGATTTTGTAACAATGGAAGTTCAACTTTGCCACCTCCACAACATAAGTTGAATCTTGGATTTGTAGTTCTTTCACATTTTGAGATTCTTTCATCATACCACATATTTGCATTACAGTGGCTACACTACATGAGTTGGTCACCAAGTCAGAATACCCTGAAATTGTTTAATGACATATGGCAAAATGATGTTGgctattgaaaatgttttaggaAAACATGTAAATTGGAACACGATAAACAAAAGCAGTTTTGTACAGTGCAAGGTATTCGAGGCTAAGCTAATAACATAGTGTTTATGAATATCAATTGTTACCTTCTCTATTAATTGCAGCCTCATTAACTGAGGACATATAGTTTTGATTTTCAGGTGAAGAAAATGAAGCAGAGCCTATGAAAATTGCATTTAGATCAGATTATAGCATGACAATCTTgagatttaatttgataaagtaGATTTTGATTGGTACCTTGTGTTGATTCAGAACTCTCATCCTCTGATGAATCAGGAATATTAGCTAAAAAAGTGAATTAAATCTAAGTTTAGTGGAATCTATTTAATGTGGAATGGATTCCCATAATATTGAATGTAGCTTACAGCTTGGTTGTctttgtgtgaaaaaaaaatgtggatattgtattattaaatcaataaactaattacaattattaattgtaatttggaagataatattttgaattgctTACAATCAATATTCTGAGCCTGATAATTAACTTTGTGCTGCCTGATACCTTTTTTCTTTATCCTGGCTTGTGCTGGATCACTATGATTTCCATGTTGATGGTTATCCATGTTCTTGATGCTTGTTGTTAATCTTGACtgagttataaaatttttagtGATTTCTTGTTGGAATGTTACAATATATGGTAAATTAAAACTTCAGAAGTCCATGGACATGCAGAAAAGAAATGCTATTCCCACTCAGACCAAGACATAACTTGATTTGTTGACTAAAATGATCAATTCTGACAGCTGGTTAAATGGACCATACTTTCATAAAAATGATTAGACATGCATGTATAAGCATGATTATAGCCATGGTTTTGGCGGCTGCATTAAAACTTGAAAAGTAAGTAATAAACAATAAGCATAaggaaaaatactaaaattatcaATGTTGACAGCTAATTAAATGGAccatattttgataaaaatgatTAGACATGCATTTATAGCCATTGTTATACCCATGCTTTGGCGGCATCAATAAGAAATCTGATATGGAAAATGTTATGGATGGCAGAAGTAGGATGTGAACCTAAGGAGAAATTGTTTTTTACTTGTGTTATTAATCGTACATCATATTGAGAGATATGATGAAAGATGgagtaaatttataaaatatccgATTCTGCATTTGTCAAAGTTAGATCAAGGAAAACATGCCATCTAAAATAACAAATGACGCTAAACGatgattgataaataaataaatagttaattaCATATCATTGATGATCCAAGATCATGTTTCTGAAGACTCGAAAGCTGATACTTTTGTCTTGGTGTGTATATTCTGTTGTTAGAAAATTAATCAGACATGAATGCTGGTTTAGCTGTCATGGTGATCGATATTTCGTGATAATTATTTCTAACATTTTAGTTTGTTTCATGTGCATACTTTATGCTGAGACAATTAAGCATGTACACCTTAAAATCATATGCTTTAATGGCCCCCTAAAACTTTGATTGAAATTTAAGTTATCATCATTGTGAAGAACATGTTTTCTGAATTTTCTGTCTAGCAATCTATGATTTGTATTTCCAAATCTTACTTGTTCTATCTCTCGTGATATATTTGAATTCATAACATTTGCATAGGTATTGTATGAACTTTGAGAATTTGTGGAGTTTCTTGAAACATGCCTTTATAACCATTAATAAAACCATGCTTTGtcgatatttattttaacaattgaaCAAATAAGGATTTTGAAATATAGTGCAATAGTTAAGGTGAGATCGCATAAACAATAGAACTAAAATCGCACAATACTTGGATACAAAATAAGGTTCAAATTTTAACAAAAGTTGTTATCAAAGTTTTAAAGGAACACCAcgacaacaaaattaaaggtaGGAGCCAATTTACAATATGCAAATAGCAgggcaaaaaaaattgttcagcACAACTTGCAAGCAACCAAATGCACTAAATTGTgccaagtttttttaatttgttggatGAAAGTTGTGCAGGTGAAATTTGAGAGCTCCCTGCTTCATCATCACAATCTTGAAATGTCTGCCGCTTTGTAGGTGTCAATGGGAGCCCAAGCAGTTGATCATGGTCTGCTGTCACAGACATAGATTGCTGGATAAaacaaatagcaataaataagtTGAATACTAAGTTGAAAGTCGTGAAGTGTCAAAATGGAAGAGTTGCAAGAAATATCATATTAAAAGATGAGGGTCATGATCAAAACTCACAGATTCATGTTGGGTAGAATGATTGGAATCAAAGGCTGGGATATTGATTTTTGAAGATGTCTGAAAAAGACATACATTGATGGCAACAGAACCCatgcaaaacaaataagtatggatagaatacataattttgacAATAGTTAATGTCAAATAACTTGCATTGAACAGTACCTCAGCATCAGCTAGCATATCCATCACAACATTTATTAAGCTTGAGTCAGTTGAACATTTCAAAACAGCAGAATTCCTGAACTTGGGTTGCACCTTTATCTTAAAAGCAAGTTCATAACCCAGCAGCTTATCAAGTGCTTGGGGTGAAGCAGTTAAATCAACATCACCATCCTTGTGCAAAGAGAATAATTGTATCACACtaactaaaaataacaaatcaaaGATAAAGAGTTACTTTTGAATCCAAAAACGTACTTCAATTTTAAGCTTATTAACTGCATTAGCTGATTGACCAATTAATTCACTACATTCACGGTCCCAAAGCAGGAATTTTGTGCTTTCATCTCCGTGGTTGATCATCACCTCAAGCCTATACCTGCTACCATATGTACCAACAGTGTAAAAAAGACAAAGGTATGAAGAATACATAACATTTTAAAAGATCGCAATGACCTAAGCACATCTTCCTTATTGTATTTGCCGCATGCACATGTGAAGGGCGCCATCTCTACATCACTTTTTTTATGGCACTGAATGCAAGTTGTATAACACCATGAATGATTGTCCATAACAATCCTAGTAATTGTGCCAACAGTTACACAAACAATTTCCTGTGTGAAACAGTATACACATCAAATGCTGAAAAAACTTGGGATGGTGGGGGGTAAAGAATTAAAATCTACAAGATGATTACTTCAGAGATGGTGTTAATCTCAGCAATAGTCTTTGCCTCAGCCTTTCCAAAGAATGATTCCTTTGATGATAATTGGATAGAACCTGAAAGTTGTGAACTGCCTTTACCATGGGATTTAAAAACTGACCGGGCCTGAATGCCCAACTCTGCAAGCCTACAAATATAGAATCAACAACAAAAGTAAGACAAAAAATGATCAACACATATTACATAGCACATTCAAAAAATACCGTTCATTGAATTCTTGAATCTCCATCACCGGTTGGTTAATAACTAACTTTGAAGCCTTGAAAGAATTGTTGATCGATGGCGGATAAGAtcctaaatcatttaaaaaacagAACGATAAGATGGAATAGCATAAACAGAAGAAccaataaattaaagataaggATATACCCTGAGCTTCCTTTATTCTATCATGGGTCAATAGAACTGTAATTGGGCCATGACCTTCATGATCATCTAAGAACTTTAAAAACTGCAAGCAATAATCGTCCCACAAAGTGCAAGATAGCAATTGCTGGCTATCAGAAACAAATAGTTATGAGACAATCagttaataataatgtaatcatACCCACAACTTGACAAAGCATATGACACAAATTGTTACCAACTATCGAACTTTACCTCAAGTCCTTTAGTTTAAAGACTACCCTTCTACCTTTTCCTGAAACATGGCGAAAGACAACCTCCTCCACAACACCAATAACATCTAAAGCAAGTAGGAAAATCAAGGAATGTTATTTATTCCAAAAAGAGCacaactttgaaaataa encodes the following:
- the LOC114371552 gene encoding replication protein A 70 kDa DNA-binding subunit C-like; amino-acid sequence: MARSLDKIKNIDGSKETLKLTVRITDLWFIGTPNKSEQAGMVFVDSDGDEIHVVCKQDQLKSWKMDFKENCTYVMHNCKVLKNNDQYRVCDHQFKLVFIGVTVVRQCVQEDLPFRKYRFAGFADVVASQFEPGLLVDVIGVVEEVVFRHVSGKGRRVVFKLKDLSQQLLSCTLWDDYCLQFLKFLDDHEGHGPITVLLTHDRIKEAQGSYPPSINNSFKASKLVINQPVMEIQEFNERLAELGIQARSVFKSHGKGSSQLSGSIQLSSKESFFGKAEAKTIAEINTISEEIVCVTVGTITRIVMDNHSWCYTTCIQCHKKSDVEMAPFTCACGKYNKEDVLRYRLEVMINHGDESTKFLLWDRECSELIGQSANAVNKLKIEDGDVDLTASPQALDKLLGYELAFKIKVQPKFRNSAVLKCSTDSSLINVVMDMLADAETSSKINIPAFDSNHSTQHESQSMSVTADHDQLLGLPLTPTKRQTFQDCDDEAGSSQISPAQLSSNKLKKLGTI